The following nucleotide sequence is from Blastocatellia bacterium.
GCATACCCTGCGTTCATCGCTCAAGGGGCGGTGATCCGTCATGATTGAACTTCAGAGCCGCGTTCGCCCACAGCAACCGCCTCAATCTCCACCTTGGCTCCCAGCGGCAATCGCGATACTTGCACCGTCGCTCGCGCTGGCTTCCATGTCGAGAAATAACGAGCATAGACCTCGTTCATTTGGGCAAATTCATCAAGGTCAGTGAGGTAAACCGTTGTCTTGACGACATGCTCCAAGGAAAGGTTGGCCGCTTGCAAAATGGCCATTAGATTGCTCAAGACTCGCTCGGTTTGAGCTTGAATATCGCCCTCAATGAGCCGTCCCGTTGCTGGATCAATA
It contains:
- a CDS encoding RidA family protein is translated as MQAIHTEHAPSAIGPYVQAVRAGAFLFISGQVAIDPATGRLIEGDIQAQTERVLSNLMAILQAANLSLEHVVKTTVYLTDLDEFAQMNEVYARYFSTWKPARATVQVSRLPLGAKVEIEAVAVGERGSEVQS